Below is a window of Buchnera aphidicola (Pemphigus populi) DNA.
AGTTTCATTATGTATCTTGGATTAATGGTATGGCCAATGTTAGCTTTAGCTTGGATGTTTAATATTGTAGAAAGAGGAAGTGCTGCTTGGGAAAGAATACAATCGATTATTTTGAAAAATCTATCTAACAATACATCAAAAAATAAAATATTTACAACAGAAAAATGTACTTTGAAAATAAAAATTAATAGTTTTACTTATCCAAAAAATAAAAAATATACATTAAAAAAAATTTTTTTTACACTGCATCCTGGTAAAATATTAGGAATCTGTGGGCCAACTGGATCAGGGAAAAGTACTCTATTAAATCTAATACAAAAACAATTTGATATAGAAGATGGAGATATATTTTATAATAATACTTCTTTATCTATTTTTGAAACAAAATCATGGCGTCGTCGTATATCTACAGTTAACCAAACTTCTTTTTTATTTTCAGACACCATATCCAATAATATATCTTTAGGAAAACCTCACGCAACCATAAAAGAAATTGAACAAGCAGCTTATTTAGCCAATGTCCATCAAGATATTTTAAATTTTCCTAAAGGATATAATACTCAAGTCGGAGAAAGAGGAATTATGTTATCTGGTGGTCAAAAACAAAGAATTTCTATTGCTAGAGCCTTATTAACTAATACTGAAATACTTATATTAGACGATGCTTTATCTGCTGTAGATGGAAAATGTCAACAAAAAATACTAAAAAATATAAATAAATGGAAAAAAAATAAACATACTTTAATAATTACTTCTCATAGACTATCCACTTTAATAAATTCTGATAAAATAATTGTATTAGAAAACGGATCTATTTCTCAAATAGGAAATCATTATGAATTAATGAAAGAAAAAAAATGGTACAATATGATGTATAATTATCAAAAAATAAATATTTAACTAAATAAGGATACGAAATTCATATGTTATTAAATAGTACTCCTAATTTGATCAGATTTTGGACTGTTCTGAAACGTTTATTAAACTATATAAAAATTTGGAAAAAAAAGCTAATTTTAGCTTTTTTTTGTTTATTAGCTGCATCAATTACAGAAGTATTAGGACCAATATTAATTAGCTATTTCATTAATCATATTATTGTCCCTCATAATTTAAATACTATATTAATATTTTCAATAATAATTAGTTTTATAATGTTACAAATTACTGCAGTTATTCTTAACTATTTTCAAACTATTATTTTTAATAATACTGCTGTAAATATTGTTCAACATTTACGATTAGATGTTATTAAATCCGCTCTATATCAACCATTACATATATTCGATACACAACCTATAGGACAAATTATATCTAGAATTACTAATGATACAGAAATAGTAAAAGAACTTTATGATACAGTTATCGCCACTGTATTTCGTAGTGTGGTCTTGATTATTGTTACATTAATAGCTATGTTTACTCTTGAATGGCATATGGCTAGTATTGCAACTATTATATTTCCAATGGTAATAATGGTAATGTTATATTACCAAAAATATAGTACACCAATTTTAAGAAAAGTACGAGAATATGTAGAAAATATAAATAACAAATTTAATGAAATTATCAATGGAATGCAAATTATTCAACAATTTGGTCAAGAATCTAAATTTCAAGAATCTATAAAAAAAACCAGTAATTTGCATTATTTAACTCGCATGAAAATTTTAAGATTAGACGGTCTATTGCTCAGACCTCTACTTAGTTTATTGTCAGCTATTGTATTATGCGGATTAATTACATCATTTAATTTTTTTTCCATAAATTCATTTAAAGTTGGAATTCTATATGCATTCATTAGTTACCTAGGCAGATTAAATGAACCTCTAATAGCCATTACTACTCAACAATCTATATTACAACAAGCTATCGTTGCAGGAGAAAGAATATTTGAATTAATCGACACACCAAAACAAATTTATGGATCCGATTACACAAAGCTAAAAAGTGGATTAATTCAAATCAAAAATCTTAATTTTAGTTACACATGTAAAACATCTAATATTTTAAGTAATGTAAATATCATCATCCCTTCCAAAAGCTTTACTGCATTTATCGGTCATACAGGAAGTGGTAAAAGCACTCTTGCTAATTTAATAATGGGTTATTATCCCATCTATTCAGGAGAAATATATATAGATAAACGTCCTATACATACTCTAAGTCATTATACTTTAAGAAAAAGTATATCTATTGTTCAACAAGAACCCTTAATATTAGCAGATACTATCTTAAAAAATATAACACTTGGTAGAAATATATCAGAAAAAAAAGTTTGGAAAGTATTAGAAACAGTACAATTAGATAATTTAGTGCGATCAATGTCAAAAGGAATACATTCAAATCTAGGAGAAAGAGGAAACAATTTATCCATAGGACAAAAACAATTATTAGCGATTGCCAGAGTACTGGTTATGCACCCTAAAATATTAATACTTGATGAAGCAACAGCTAATATAGATTCAGAAACAGAAAAAAACGTACAAAAAGCATTAATAGCAGTAAGAGAATTTGCAACACTAGTGGTCATTGCTCACCGTCTTTCTACCATCATTAAAGCAGATAAAATAATTGTATTACATCAAGGTAAAATAATAGAACAAGGTTCTCATGAAAAATTAATAAAAGAAAAAGGACAGTATTGGAAAATGCATACAGCTCAATTAAATTGTATTTAAAATATATAATTATAAAAAAGACTCTATTAGCTAAATTTAAGTACCTGATTACTTAATATGGCTGCTTTTTTCCAAATCTGACCAGATTTTTAAGAATACAGTACTAAATCGCTAATAGAGTACTAAAAAATTTAAAAATAAATCATAACTTAACTATAATTACCTAAAATTAAATAAATTGCAAGCTTATTTATAATATTAAATTTCTAATGAGTAATTAAGACTATTAAAAAAATATAATTATATGTTAGGATAAAATAATTTATGAAAAAATTGTATTTATATGATGAAATATCAAGTATTAGCAAGAAAATGGAGACCACAATCTTTTGAGCAAGTAATTGGTCATAAATATATACTGACTGCTTTATCCAATGCTTTATCTATTGGTCAAATTCACCATGCTTGGTTATTTTCTGGACCAAGAGGAATAGGAAAGACTACTATATCCAGATTACTTGCTAAAAGTTTAAATTGTAAATTAGGTATCACCTCGATACCATGTAGAATATGTTCTAATTGTAAAAATATAGAAAAAGGTGTTTTTCTTGACTTATTAGAAATAGATGCAGCTTCTAAAACTAAAGTAGAAGATATAAGAGAAATATTAGATAATATAAAATATTCACCTGTACAAGGTCGTTTTATTATTTATTTAATTGATGAAATACACATGTTATCAAAACATAGCTTTAATTCCCTTCTTAAAACGCTAGAAGAACCACCAAAACATATTAAATTTATTTTGGCAACTACTCATCCAGAAAAAATTCCAAAAACTGTTATTTCACGTTGTTTGCAATTCAATTTAAAAGAGCTGGAACCAATAGAAATCTATACTAAAATAAAACAGATATTAGACGATGAGAAAATAACATACGATATCGAAGGATTAAAAATAATATCTAGAGCTGCTTCTGGTAGTTTAAGAGATGCTTTAAATTTAACTGAACAAGTAATATCTATGGGACAAGGTAATGTATCTATAAATAATGTGACAAATATGCTAGGAACTATTGATCGGAAACAATCATTAATTTTAACTATAGCCATATTAAAAAAAGATGCTAATGAGATTATTTCATTGCTTAATACATTAAATATAAAAGGGAGTAATTGGAAAGAAATATTAATTGAAATTCTCAGAACTTTACATCAGATTACCATGTTACAAAAAATCCCATCACTATGGGATGATAATAATTACGATGATACTGAAAAAAAATGGTTATCAATAATAATTGATACCATAAATCATGAAGATATTCAATTATATTATAAAACATTAATATCTGGTATAACGGAACTAGATATGGCTCCTAATTATAAAATAGGCATAGAAATGATTTTATTAAGAACATTAAATATTAAAACTAATACAATATTAATCCTCTAATCATAAATACTATTTATCTTATATTACTTAATATTAATAAATTATTATTAAAATAGTTACATAAAAAAATCACAAATGTTTAATATATCGTCATATTATATAAATATTCAAAATATATTCAATTATGTTTTTATTAAGAAAAAATAGTATAATATTTTAATAACAATAAAAAAATATGATAAAATAGTCTATACTCATTTTTTTATTTCAAAAAATAAATCCCATTAAAGAAGAAAAATATGTTTACTAAAAATGGATTAGGAAACTTAATGCAACAAGCAAAACAGATGCAAGAAAAAATATCAAAAATAAAACAAGAAATCACAGATATGGAGGTTACGGGAGAAGCAGGTGCAGGATTAGTGAAAGTAACTATCAACGGAGCTCATAATTGTAAAAAAGTAGAAGTAGATCCATCTTTATTAAAAGATGATAAAGAAATGTTGGAGGATTTAGCTGCAGCAGCATTTAATGATGCTGAAAGAAGAATTTCTGAAGCACATAAACAAAAAATGTCATCTATTTCTCCAGGAGTGGATTTACCTCCTGAATTTACCTTACCATTATAGAATGGTGAAATATTCAATATAAAAATATAATTTATTATATTAAATATAATAATAAATATTTTATTTATTAAAAATAATACAAAATTTAATTTGGAATTCATTTATGAATATTAAAAAAAAAGAAAAATATAAATTTCAATCAGAAGTGAAACAATTACTTCATCTAATGATTCATTCACTTTATTCCAATAAAGAAATTTTCCTTAGAGAGCTAATATCTAATGCTTCTGATGCAATAGATAAACTAAGATTTAAATCTATTTCTTCACCTGAAGAATATCATAACGATTCCGATGTATGGATTAATATTTCCACTAATAAAAAAAATAATACTTTAACTATTAGTGATAATGGTATTGGTATGAATAAACAAGAAGTTATTGAAAATTTAGGTACTATTGCTAAATCAGGAACTAAAGAATTTTTAAATGTGTTAGGACAAAAAGGGAAAAAAGATCATCAATTAATAGGACAATTTGGTGTAGGTTTTTATTCATCATTTATTGTATCAACAAAAGTTGTTGTTCGCACTCGTGCAGCAAAAAATAAAGAAAATACAGGTATTCAATGGGAATCTTCCGGAGACGGAGAATATACAATTGATGAAATTGTTAAAAAAGAAAAGGGAACAGAAATTATTTTATTTTTAAAACCAGAAGAAATAGAATTTTTAGATACATGGAAAATACGTAATATAGTTAATAAATATTCAGATCATATAGCAGCACCTGTAAAAATATTTAATTATGATGAACAAAAAAAAATAGGTACATGGGATCAAATTAATAAGGCAAAAGCATTATGGACATTAAAAAAATCTGACATTACTAAAGAAGAATATAAAGAATTTTATAAACATATTACGCATGATTTTAATAATCCTATTATATGGAGCCATAATCATGTAGAAGGCACACACGAATACATTAGTTTATTATATATTCCTGAAAAAGCAACCTGGGATATTTGGAACAGAGAAAATAAACACGGTCTCAAACTTTACGTGAAACGTGTTTATATAATGGATGATGCTGAACAATTTTTACCTAATTACTTAAGATTTGTACGTGGTTTAATAGATTCAAATGATCTTCCTTTAAATATATCCCGAGAAATACTTCAAGCTAATAGTATTACGCAAAATTTACGTCAAGGAATTACAAAAAGAATATTACAAATGCTAGAAAAGTTAGCCAATACTGATCATAAAAAATATAAAATATTTTGGAATCAATTTGGATTAGTTCTTAAAGAAGGACCAGCTGAAGACACTATAAATAAAAGTGTTATTGCAAATCTTTTAAGATTTTCTTCTATCAGAACGAATAGCCCAGAACAAATATTGTCATTAAGTAATTATGTTAAAAATATGATTCCAGGACAAGAAAAAATATACTATATCACGTCCGATAGTTATTTATCAGCCAATAGTAGTCCTCATTTAGAATTTTTTAGAAAAAAAGGTATTGACGTTTTATTACTGTCAGATCGTATTGATGAATGGATGATGAATTATTTAACTGAATTTCAAGAAAAAAAATTTCAATCAATTAATAAAAACGATGAATCTTTAAATAAACTAATAGATGAAAATGAAAAAAAAGAAACGTATTCAGAAACAGAAAATGAAAATTTCATAAAAAAAATAAAAGAAATATTAAAAGACCAAATAAAAGATGTACGTTTAACATACCGATTAATCGATACTCCTGCTATAGTACTGACAGATTCTAATGAAATGACCACTCAAATGGCAAAATTATTTTCAGCAGCCGGACAAACTGTTCCTCCAATAAAATATATATTTGAGATTAATCCAAATCATATTTTGGTAAAAAAAATCATGAATTTAAATAACGACGTTCTACTGAACGAATGGATTCAATTATTACTAGAACAAGCTTTACTTGCTGAAAAGGGAAATTTAGATGATCCTAATAAATTCATTCATAGAATGAATAAATTACTCATTAATTAAAAAAATTAAAATATAGATAATATTAAAAATTTTTATAAATATATATTCAGAATTTTTAGGAAATGATTCTAATGCGTATTATATTTATTGGGGCTCCAGGAACAGGAAAAGGAACTCAAGCTCAGTGGATTACAAATCAATATAATATTCCCAAAATATCTACTGGAGATATATTAAGAAATACTGTATTAGATAATACTGAATTGAGTAAAAAGATTAAAAAATTCATAAATTATGGTAAATTAGTTGATGATAATATTATTATTAGACTAATAAAAAAAAGAATGGAAGAAAAGGACTGTCATCAAGGATTTTTACTAGATGGATTTCCTCGTACAGTCGTTCAAGCTAATGAATTGAAAAAAAATAAAATAAAAATAGACTATGTTATTGAATTTTTACTACAAGATGAATTGATATTAAAAAGAATTCAAGGAAGAAGAATACATACTAAGTCAGGTAGAATTTACCATATAACTTATAATCCACCTAAAATAGAGAATTACGACGACGTTACAGGGGAAAAGCTGGTTACTCGTGAAGATGATACCCAAGAAAAAATAAAAAAAAGGATTCAAGAATACAAGATATTTACTGTTCCGTTAATACAATACTATAAATATGAGTCAATATTGGGAAATGTAAAATATTATAAAATAGATGCGAATGCTACAGCATTAAAAATAAAAAATAATATAAAAAATATTCTAAAAAATAGTTATTAAATTTAAAATAACTATAATTAATGGTGCACCCTACAGGATTCGAACCTGTGACCTACGGCTTAGAAGGCTGTTGCTCTATCCAACTGAGCTAAGGGTGCATAAAACTATTTTAAATATATTTTATATCAAAAAGTTAGTAACATACTATATCATATATAGTAATAGATTTATATTTATAAATAAAAAAATTATTTTTATATAAGTGATAAAATTTGTTATTGCGTTAAAAATAAAAATATTTCTTTTTTAATGAAAAATAAAATTAATAATACATATTTTATATGTTAATTGAGAGTTCTTATGTCAGCAACTATTATGAATGGTAAAAAAATAGCTGATGCTATGCAATTAAATATTAAAGAAAAAGTAAAAAAAAGATTAATAATAGGAAAAAGAACACCAGGTTTAGCAGTGATTCTGATAGGTAATAATACCTCTTCTAAAATTTATATTAATAAAAAAATACTTGCTTGTAAAAAAGTAGGATTTATTTCAAAAAATTGGAATTTTCCTATTAATACTTCTGAAAAAAAAATATTAGAATTAATTGAAACACTAAATAATGATAATAGTATTGATGGAATTTTAATACAACTTCCTCTTCCTAAACATATCGATCAAATGAAAATAGTTAGTAAAATTTTGCCTAAAAAAGATGTAGATGGATTCCATCCATATAATATAGGTTGTCTTTGTCAAAAAAACCCTCAACTAAGACCGTGTACATCATTAGGTATAATGACCTTATTAAATCAATACAATATTAATACTTATGGCTTACACGCTGTAATTATTGGTGCATCCAATATAGTAGGCAGACCAATGGGTCTAGAGTTATTACTAGCTGGTTGTACCACTACAATTACACATAGATTTACAGAAAATTTAAAATATTATGTTAAAAATGCTGATTTACTTATTGTAGCTGTTGGTAAACCAAATTTTATAGATGGAACATGGATTAAAAAAGGCGCAATAGTCGTCGATGTAGGAATTAATAAATTACATTCTGGAAATATTGTAGGCGATATTGATTTTCAATCTGTATATTTACAAGCATCTTATATAACTCCTGTACCAGGTGGAGTAGGCCCTATGACTGTTGCTACATTATTAAATAATACTTTATATGCCTGTGAGCATTATCATAATTATTAAAAATAATCCATATAAAAAGATAATATTAAAAAATTTTAAGAATATAAAAATATAAAAATACTAAGATTGTTTTTTATCGTACCAAATCGTTTCATTTTGGTTATCTTCAATCACTACACCTAGACTTAATAAATAATTACGGATGTTATCTGCTGTAGTCCATTTTTTAAATTTTCTAGCAATATTTCTTATTTCTAACAACTTCTCTATCTCTTGTATTTGTTTATCCGTATAATTAGATATATTTTTTAAAAAATCACTTGGATTATGTAATAATAATCCTAACTTTTCTCCTAGAGATTTTAATATTGATGCAAATTTATTAATTTGCATAGTATTTTTTTCTTTTTTTAGAATATTAATTCTATTTGCTAATTTCAAAAAAATAGAAAATACCATAGGTGTATTAAAATCGTCATCCATAGCTTTTTTAAATTCTAATTCAAAAATAGAGTTATAAATTATTCTATCACTAAAATTAGTATTCTGTAATGCTCTATATAATCTTATTAAAGAGCAACTAGATTTTTTTAAATTTTCTTCAGAAAAATAAAGAGGATGTCTATAATGAGTTGATAAAAAATAATAACGAAGAATTTCAGAATCATAATTTTTTAAAATATCTCTTAATATATAAAAATTATCCGAAGATTTAGACATCTTTTTATTATTTATATTAACTAAACCTGCATGAATCCAATAATTTGCATAAATTCTTTGATTTACACACATAGACTGAGATCTTTCATTTTCATGATGAGGAAATAATAAATCCGCCCCACCACCATGAATGTCAAACGTATTACCCAATATGGATCTACTTATAGCAGAACATTCAATGTGCCATCCAGGCCTCCCTCGTCCCCAGGGGGAGTTCCAATACGGTTCATTATTTTTAGATGTCTTCCATAAAACAAAATCTAATGTATTTTTTTTTATAGTATTTATTTTTTTAATTTTATCGCTAAATTGTAAAAAACTCAAAGATTGTTTAGATAACATACCATAGTTGATATCACTTTTTACAGAAAATATTACGTTCCCATCTTGAGATATGTATGCATGATGTAATTTTAATAATTCAGCAATCATATCAATAATAACTGTTATATATTCTGTTACTTTTGGTTCTACATCTGGAGATAAAATATTTAATAATTTAAAATCTTGATTCATATATTTTATCATACGATTTGTAAATATATTTATACATTCTTTTCTCTGATAAGATGCATTAATTATTTTATCATCAATATCTGTAATATTTCTAACATACTTTAATTGATATCCACAATAACGTAAATAACGAGCTATCACATCAAATATAATGAAAGTTCTTCCATGACCAATATGACAAAAATCGTATGTAGTAACTCCACAGACATACATGCCAACCTTATTAGAAATAATAGGCTTAAAATATTCTTTTTTTTTGGTTAATGAATTGAAAATTTTCAACATAAACATGTCTCTGTTTGCATTAATTATACTATAAAAATTAAATTTAATATAACTATTGTAATAATAGTATGACTGCATGTATTTTTTATAAGTATCAATGATATATTGATTTATTACTAATAATCTTAAAATAAAAAAATTTTTTTAATTAAAAAAATATATAATATATATATAAAAAAAATAATAAAAACTATAAATTATATAAATCTAATAAATATATGCTTAAAAAATAAAA
It encodes the following:
- a CDS encoding SmdA family multidrug ABC transporter permease/ATP-binding protein, with protein sequence MQLFNQLSWYFIREWKRYLGAIFLLISIAILQLLPPKVVGMLVDLVMTKKVNNMQILHWIIIMLCTAILVYILRYVWRILLFGAAYKLAIELRVQFYNYLSCQNAMFYLKNRTGDLMARATNDVDKVVFAAGEGVLTLVDSLIMGLSVLIIMITQISWKLTLLSLIPMPIMALIIKKYGTELHNTFRQAQIAFSTLTNQTQESLTNIRMIKAFGLEIEQCKKFDQVAKIAGKKNMEVAKIDAKFDPTIHLGISLSNLIAIIEGGYLIWNKEMSLGQLTSFIMYLGLMVWPMLALAWMFNIVERGSAAWERIQSIILKNLSNNTSKNKIFTTEKCTLKIKINSFTYPKNKKYTLKKIFFTLHPGKILGICGPTGSGKSTLLNLIQKQFDIEDGDIFYNNTSLSIFETKSWRRRISTVNQTSFLFSDTISNNISLGKPHATIKEIEQAAYLANVHQDILNFPKGYNTQVGERGIMLSGGQKQRISIARALLTNTEILILDDALSAVDGKCQQKILKNINKWKKNKHTLIITSHRLSTLINSDKIIVLENGSISQIGNHYELMKEKKWYNMMYNYQKINI
- a CDS encoding SmdB family multidrug efflux ABC transporter permease/ATP-binding protein — translated: MLLNSTPNLIRFWTVLKRLLNYIKIWKKKLILAFFCLLAASITEVLGPILISYFINHIIVPHNLNTILIFSIIISFIMLQITAVILNYFQTIIFNNTAVNIVQHLRLDVIKSALYQPLHIFDTQPIGQIISRITNDTEIVKELYDTVIATVFRSVVLIIVTLIAMFTLEWHMASIATIIFPMVIMVMLYYQKYSTPILRKVREYVENINNKFNEIINGMQIIQQFGQESKFQESIKKTSNLHYLTRMKILRLDGLLLRPLLSLLSAIVLCGLITSFNFFSINSFKVGILYAFISYLGRLNEPLIAITTQQSILQQAIVAGERIFELIDTPKQIYGSDYTKLKSGLIQIKNLNFSYTCKTSNILSNVNIIIPSKSFTAFIGHTGSGKSTLANLIMGYYPIYSGEIYIDKRPIHTLSHYTLRKSISIVQQEPLILADTILKNITLGRNISEKKVWKVLETVQLDNLVRSMSKGIHSNLGERGNNLSIGQKQLLAIARVLVMHPKILILDEATANIDSETEKNVQKALIAVREFATLVVIAHRLSTIIKADKIIVLHQGKIIEQGSHEKLIKEKGQYWKMHTAQLNCI
- the dnaX gene encoding DNA polymerase III subunit gamma/tau, with translation MMKYQVLARKWRPQSFEQVIGHKYILTALSNALSIGQIHHAWLFSGPRGIGKTTISRLLAKSLNCKLGITSIPCRICSNCKNIEKGVFLDLLEIDAASKTKVEDIREILDNIKYSPVQGRFIIYLIDEIHMLSKHSFNSLLKTLEEPPKHIKFILATTHPEKIPKTVISRCLQFNLKELEPIEIYTKIKQILDDEKITYDIEGLKIISRAASGSLRDALNLTEQVISMGQGNVSINNVTNMLGTIDRKQSLILTIAILKKDANEIISLLNTLNIKGSNWKEILIEILRTLHQITMLQKIPSLWDDNNYDDTEKKWLSIIIDTINHEDIQLYYKTLISGITELDMAPNYKIGIEMILLRTLNIKTNTILIL
- a CDS encoding YbaB/EbfC family nucleoid-associated protein, with protein sequence MFTKNGLGNLMQQAKQMQEKISKIKQEITDMEVTGEAGAGLVKVTINGAHNCKKVEVDPSLLKDDKEMLEDLAAAAFNDAERRISEAHKQKMSSISPGVDLPPEFTLPL
- the htpG gene encoding molecular chaperone HtpG — its product is MKKKEKYKFQSEVKQLLHLMIHSLYSNKEIFLRELISNASDAIDKLRFKSISSPEEYHNDSDVWINISTNKKNNTLTISDNGIGMNKQEVIENLGTIAKSGTKEFLNVLGQKGKKDHQLIGQFGVGFYSSFIVSTKVVVRTRAAKNKENTGIQWESSGDGEYTIDEIVKKEKGTEIILFLKPEEIEFLDTWKIRNIVNKYSDHIAAPVKIFNYDEQKKIGTWDQINKAKALWTLKKSDITKEEYKEFYKHITHDFNNPIIWSHNHVEGTHEYISLLYIPEKATWDIWNRENKHGLKLYVKRVYIMDDAEQFLPNYLRFVRGLIDSNDLPLNISREILQANSITQNLRQGITKRILQMLEKLANTDHKKYKIFWNQFGLVLKEGPAEDTINKSVIANLLRFSSIRTNSPEQILSLSNYVKNMIPGQEKIYYITSDSYLSANSSPHLEFFRKKGIDVLLLSDRIDEWMMNYLTEFQEKKFQSINKNDESLNKLIDENEKKETYSETENENFIKKIKEILKDQIKDVRLTYRLIDTPAIVLTDSNEMTTQMAKLFSAAGQTVPPIKYIFEINPNHILVKKIMNLNNDVLLNEWIQLLLEQALLAEKGNLDDPNKFIHRMNKLLIN
- the adk gene encoding adenylate kinase, translating into MRIIFIGAPGTGKGTQAQWITNQYNIPKISTGDILRNTVLDNTELSKKIKKFINYGKLVDDNIIIRLIKKRMEEKDCHQGFLLDGFPRTVVQANELKKNKIKIDYVIEFLLQDELILKRIQGRRIHTKSGRIYHITYNPPKIENYDDVTGEKLVTREDDTQEKIKKRIQEYKIFTVPLIQYYKYESILGNVKYYKIDANATALKIKNNIKNILKNSY
- the folD gene encoding bifunctional methylenetetrahydrofolate dehydrogenase/methenyltetrahydrofolate cyclohydrolase FolD, with the protein product MSATIMNGKKIADAMQLNIKEKVKKRLIIGKRTPGLAVILIGNNTSSKIYINKKILACKKVGFISKNWNFPINTSEKKILELIETLNNDNSIDGILIQLPLPKHIDQMKIVSKILPKKDVDGFHPYNIGCLCQKNPQLRPCTSLGIMTLLNQYNINTYGLHAVIIGASNIVGRPMGLELLLAGCTTTITHRFTENLKYYVKNADLLIVAVGKPNFIDGTWIKKGAIVVDVGINKLHSGNIVGDIDFQSVYLQASYITPVPGGVGPMTVATLLNNTLYACEHYHNY
- the cysS gene encoding cysteine--tRNA ligase — encoded protein: MLKIFNSLTKKKEYFKPIISNKVGMYVCGVTTYDFCHIGHGRTFIIFDVIARYLRYCGYQLKYVRNITDIDDKIINASYQRKECINIFTNRMIKYMNQDFKLLNILSPDVEPKVTEYITVIIDMIAELLKLHHAYISQDGNVIFSVKSDINYGMLSKQSLSFLQFSDKIKKINTIKKNTLDFVLWKTSKNNEPYWNSPWGRGRPGWHIECSAISRSILGNTFDIHGGGADLLFPHHENERSQSMCVNQRIYANYWIHAGLVNINNKKMSKSSDNFYILRDILKNYDSEILRYYFLSTHYRHPLYFSEENLKKSSCSLIRLYRALQNTNFSDRIIYNSIFELEFKKAMDDDFNTPMVFSIFLKLANRINILKKEKNTMQINKFASILKSLGEKLGLLLHNPSDFLKNISNYTDKQIQEIEKLLEIRNIARKFKKWTTADNIRNYLLSLGVVIEDNQNETIWYDKKQS